In Antechinus flavipes isolate AdamAnt ecotype Samford, QLD, Australia chromosome 3, AdamAnt_v2, whole genome shotgun sequence, a genomic segment contains:
- the SH3BGRL3 gene encoding SH3 domain-binding glutamic acid-rich-like protein 3 — MSGLRVYSTSVTGSREIKSQQSEVTRILDGKRIQYELVDISQDNALREEMRTLAGDPKAIPPQICNGNKYCGDYELFVEAVEQDTLQEFLKLD, encoded by the exons ATGAGCGGCCTCCGGGTTTACAGCACCTCGGTCACCGGTTCCCGGGAG ATCAAGTCCCAGCAGAGTGAGGTGACCCGCATCCTGGATGGGAAGCGGATCCAGTACGAACTGGTGGATATCTCCCAGGACAACGCCCTTCGGGAGGAGATGAGGACTCTGGCTGGGGACCCCAAGGCTATCCCTCCCCAAATATGCAACGGGAACAAATACTGTGGG GACTATGAGCTCTTTGTGGAGGCTGTGGAACAGGACACCCTGCAGGAGTTCCTGAAGCTGGACTGA
- the CEP85 gene encoding centrosomal protein of 85 kDa isoform X2, with protein sequence MSVQEKYLGGRISQTSPSEFCSSSGSSSFQPIKSQVTIPTAHVMPSTLGTSPVKPASTHTGLLSSKLPVSGLSETSGLPRNGDLSTMKRSPGLPRDLMYLCGTPGENGIEQSWFPALGHEREEEMTKFDTPNMETTLNQSVLMETLYSDPYYRFHLQNPAAETGKELYKVLPETKKAPGVGVGCERNGAHVVAGGLLQTASGFPKPLQSQGWLQSPDAWHSQEQSCELSSCRQQLESIRLQMEQMKLQNGATCHHPSAYASSLPALEPAQWVGILNSNENLLKEKDILINKQRQHISQLEQKVRESELQVHSALLGRPAHYGDVCMLRLQELQRENTFLRAQFAQKTEALSKEKLELEKKLSASEVDAQLIRESLRVALQKHSEEGKKQEERVKGRDKHINNLKKKCQKESEQNREKQQRIETLERYLADLPTREDHQKQSHKLRELELKNSDLQELVTDLERKLGEARAGCTDRESQLESLKQRERELLSTVHSLQDKQSSKKASGGSLIQQVESPKAETESLQKECDCLRKIVDKQQKKIDQLCSQVKKLEAEMAQEEGAGQALKEEAKKRENALEQLRLAVKELSVQNQDLIEKNLTLQEHLRQAQPASLPSSDTAQLVHELHQELGSCLHDLQAVCSIVTQRAQGRDPNLSLLLGIHSTSHLPTEPDLQKPDVIIKKLEEVRQLHRDIEEIRTTMSDRYAQDMGDNCITQ encoded by the exons AGTTTTGCAGCTCTAGTGGCAGCTCATCCTTCCAGCCCATCAAAAGCCAAGTAACCATTCCTACAGCCCATGTGATGCCATCTACTTTGGGGACCTCTCCAGTCAAGCCAGCTTCCACCCACACGGGGCTGCTTTCCTCCAAACTGCCTGTGTCGGGATTGTCTGAAACCTCGGGACTGCCCCGGAATGGAGACCTCAGCACCATGAAGAGGTCTCCAGGCCTGCCTAGGGATCTCATGTACCTCTGTGGAACTCctggagaaaatggaattgaACAATCCTGGTTTCCTGCTTTGGGCCACgaaagggaagaggagatgaCGAAGTTTGATACTCCCAACATGGAGACAACTCTCAACCAGTCAGTACTGATGGAAACACTGTATTCAGATCCCTACTACCGATTCCACCTGCAGAATCCAGCAGCTGAGACAGGCAAGGAGTTGTATAAGGTATTGCCTGAGACTAAGAAGGCCCCAGGTGTTGGGGTTGGATGTGAACGAAATGGAGCCCATGTCGTTGCTGGTGGGCTGCTTCAGACAGCATCTGGCTTCCCAAAGCCTCTCCAGTCACAGGGATGGCTTCAAAGCCCTGATGCTTGGCATTCCCAGGAACAGTCTTGTGAACTCAGCTCATGCCGACAGCAGCTGGAGTCAATTCGGTTACAGATGGAACAAATGAAG CTCCAGAATGGAGCTACTTGCCACCACCCCTCAGCTTATGCTTCATCTCTGCCAGCCCTGGAGCCAGCCCAGTGGGTGGGCATCCTGAACAGCAACGAGAACCTCCTGAAGGAAAAGGATATTCTTATTAACAA ACAGAGGCAGCATATCTCTCAATTGGAACAGAAAGTCCGTGAGAGTGAGCTTCAAGTCCACAGTGCTCTGCTGGGCCGCCCTGCTCACTATGGGGATGTCTGCATGCTGAGACTGCAA GAGCTGCAGCGAGAGAACACTTTCCTCCGAGCACAGTTTGCTCAGAAGACAGAGGCTCTCAGTAAAGAAAAGTTAGAGCTTGAAAAGAAACTGTCTGCCTCAGAAGTGGATGCACAGCTCATCCGGGAGTCCCTCAGGGTGGCGCTGCAGAAACAttcagaagaagggaagaagcaaGAAGAAAGG GTCAAGGGACGGGATAAACACATTAataatctaaaaaagaaatgTCAGAAGGAATCGGAGCAGAACCGTGAGAAACAGCAGCGTATTGAGACCCTAGAGCGCTACCTGGCCGACCTGCCCACCAGGGAGGATCATCAGAAGCAGAGCCATAAG CTCCGGGAATTGGAACTGAAGAACTCAGACCTGCAGGAGCTAGTGACGGACTTGGAGAGAAAGCTGGGAGAGGCCCGGGCAGGCTGCACGGATCGGGAATCCCAACTTGAGAGCCTGAAACAGAGAGAGCGGGAACTCCTCTCCACTGTGCATAG TTTGCAAGATAAACAATCTTCAAAGAAGGCCAGTGGAGGAAGCCTGATTCAACAGGTGGAAAGCCCCAAAGCAGAGACTGAATCTTTGCAGAAAGAGTGTGATTGCCTCAGGAAG aTTGTGGATAAgcaacagaagaaaatagaccaGTTGTGTTCACAAGTGAAG AAATTAGAGGCAGAAATGGCTCAAGAAGAAGGAGCTGGTCAAGCTCTGAAGGAGGAGGCCAAGAAGAGGGAAAATGCCTTGGAGCAGCTGCGCTTGGCAGTAAAAGAG CTTTCAGTGCAGAACCAGGACCTGATCGAGAAGAACCTAACCCTCCAGGAGCACCTTCGCCAGGCTCAGCCGGCTTCTTTGCCTTCTTCAGACACAGCCCAGCTGGTTCATGAGCTGCATCAGGAGCTGGGCAGCTGCTTGCATGATCTCCAGGCTGTCTGCAGTATCGTGACCCAGAGGGCCCAGGGACGAGACCCCAACCTGTCCCTTCTCCTGGGCATCCATT CTACATCCCACCTCCCGACTGAGCCAGATTTGCAGAAACCAGATGTGATCATCAAGAAGCTAGAAGAAGTCAGGCAGTTGCATCGTGACATTGAGGAAATACGTACCACCATGTCTGACAGATACGCCCAGGACATGGGAGACAACTGTATCACTCAGTGA
- the CEP85 gene encoding centrosomal protein of 85 kDa isoform X1, whose amino-acid sequence MSVQEKYLGGRISQTSPSDSNLVQKGSSLGTEWQTPVSEPYRSHFSRCSSVADTAIGTSCSDIVEEFCSSSGSSSFQPIKSQVTIPTAHVMPSTLGTSPVKPASTHTGLLSSKLPVSGLSETSGLPRNGDLSTMKRSPGLPRDLMYLCGTPGENGIEQSWFPALGHEREEEMTKFDTPNMETTLNQSVLMETLYSDPYYRFHLQNPAAETGKELYKVLPETKKAPGVGVGCERNGAHVVAGGLLQTASGFPKPLQSQGWLQSPDAWHSQEQSCELSSCRQQLESIRLQMEQMKLQNGATCHHPSAYASSLPALEPAQWVGILNSNENLLKEKDILINKQRQHISQLEQKVRESELQVHSALLGRPAHYGDVCMLRLQELQRENTFLRAQFAQKTEALSKEKLELEKKLSASEVDAQLIRESLRVALQKHSEEGKKQEERVKGRDKHINNLKKKCQKESEQNREKQQRIETLERYLADLPTREDHQKQSHKLRELELKNSDLQELVTDLERKLGEARAGCTDRESQLESLKQRERELLSTVHSLQDKQSSKKASGGSLIQQVESPKAETESLQKECDCLRKIVDKQQKKIDQLCSQVKKLEAEMAQEEGAGQALKEEAKKRENALEQLRLAVKELSVQNQDLIEKNLTLQEHLRQAQPASLPSSDTAQLVHELHQELGSCLHDLQAVCSIVTQRAQGRDPNLSLLLGIHSTSHLPTEPDLQKPDVIIKKLEEVRQLHRDIEEIRTTMSDRYAQDMGDNCITQ is encoded by the exons AGTTTTGCAGCTCTAGTGGCAGCTCATCCTTCCAGCCCATCAAAAGCCAAGTAACCATTCCTACAGCCCATGTGATGCCATCTACTTTGGGGACCTCTCCAGTCAAGCCAGCTTCCACCCACACGGGGCTGCTTTCCTCCAAACTGCCTGTGTCGGGATTGTCTGAAACCTCGGGACTGCCCCGGAATGGAGACCTCAGCACCATGAAGAGGTCTCCAGGCCTGCCTAGGGATCTCATGTACCTCTGTGGAACTCctggagaaaatggaattgaACAATCCTGGTTTCCTGCTTTGGGCCACgaaagggaagaggagatgaCGAAGTTTGATACTCCCAACATGGAGACAACTCTCAACCAGTCAGTACTGATGGAAACACTGTATTCAGATCCCTACTACCGATTCCACCTGCAGAATCCAGCAGCTGAGACAGGCAAGGAGTTGTATAAGGTATTGCCTGAGACTAAGAAGGCCCCAGGTGTTGGGGTTGGATGTGAACGAAATGGAGCCCATGTCGTTGCTGGTGGGCTGCTTCAGACAGCATCTGGCTTCCCAAAGCCTCTCCAGTCACAGGGATGGCTTCAAAGCCCTGATGCTTGGCATTCCCAGGAACAGTCTTGTGAACTCAGCTCATGCCGACAGCAGCTGGAGTCAATTCGGTTACAGATGGAACAAATGAAG CTCCAGAATGGAGCTACTTGCCACCACCCCTCAGCTTATGCTTCATCTCTGCCAGCCCTGGAGCCAGCCCAGTGGGTGGGCATCCTGAACAGCAACGAGAACCTCCTGAAGGAAAAGGATATTCTTATTAACAA ACAGAGGCAGCATATCTCTCAATTGGAACAGAAAGTCCGTGAGAGTGAGCTTCAAGTCCACAGTGCTCTGCTGGGCCGCCCTGCTCACTATGGGGATGTCTGCATGCTGAGACTGCAA GAGCTGCAGCGAGAGAACACTTTCCTCCGAGCACAGTTTGCTCAGAAGACAGAGGCTCTCAGTAAAGAAAAGTTAGAGCTTGAAAAGAAACTGTCTGCCTCAGAAGTGGATGCACAGCTCATCCGGGAGTCCCTCAGGGTGGCGCTGCAGAAACAttcagaagaagggaagaagcaaGAAGAAAGG GTCAAGGGACGGGATAAACACATTAataatctaaaaaagaaatgTCAGAAGGAATCGGAGCAGAACCGTGAGAAACAGCAGCGTATTGAGACCCTAGAGCGCTACCTGGCCGACCTGCCCACCAGGGAGGATCATCAGAAGCAGAGCCATAAG CTCCGGGAATTGGAACTGAAGAACTCAGACCTGCAGGAGCTAGTGACGGACTTGGAGAGAAAGCTGGGAGAGGCCCGGGCAGGCTGCACGGATCGGGAATCCCAACTTGAGAGCCTGAAACAGAGAGAGCGGGAACTCCTCTCCACTGTGCATAG TTTGCAAGATAAACAATCTTCAAAGAAGGCCAGTGGAGGAAGCCTGATTCAACAGGTGGAAAGCCCCAAAGCAGAGACTGAATCTTTGCAGAAAGAGTGTGATTGCCTCAGGAAG aTTGTGGATAAgcaacagaagaaaatagaccaGTTGTGTTCACAAGTGAAG AAATTAGAGGCAGAAATGGCTCAAGAAGAAGGAGCTGGTCAAGCTCTGAAGGAGGAGGCCAAGAAGAGGGAAAATGCCTTGGAGCAGCTGCGCTTGGCAGTAAAAGAG CTTTCAGTGCAGAACCAGGACCTGATCGAGAAGAACCTAACCCTCCAGGAGCACCTTCGCCAGGCTCAGCCGGCTTCTTTGCCTTCTTCAGACACAGCCCAGCTGGTTCATGAGCTGCATCAGGAGCTGGGCAGCTGCTTGCATGATCTCCAGGCTGTCTGCAGTATCGTGACCCAGAGGGCCCAGGGACGAGACCCCAACCTGTCCCTTCTCCTGGGCATCCATT CTACATCCCACCTCCCGACTGAGCCAGATTTGCAGAAACCAGATGTGATCATCAAGAAGCTAGAAGAAGTCAGGCAGTTGCATCGTGACATTGAGGAAATACGTACCACCATGTCTGACAGATACGCCCAGGACATGGGAGACAACTGTATCACTCAGTGA
- the CEP85 gene encoding centrosomal protein of 85 kDa isoform X3 codes for MPSTLGTSPVKPASTHTGLLSSKLPVSGLSETSGLPRNGDLSTMKRSPGLPRDLMYLCGTPGENGIEQSWFPALGHEREEEMTKFDTPNMETTLNQSVLMETLYSDPYYRFHLQNPAAETGKELYKVLPETKKAPGVGVGCERNGAHVVAGGLLQTASGFPKPLQSQGWLQSPDAWHSQEQSCELSSCRQQLESIRLQMEQMKLQNGATCHHPSAYASSLPALEPAQWVGILNSNENLLKEKDILINKQRQHISQLEQKVRESELQVHSALLGRPAHYGDVCMLRLQELQRENTFLRAQFAQKTEALSKEKLELEKKLSASEVDAQLIRESLRVALQKHSEEGKKQEERVKGRDKHINNLKKKCQKESEQNREKQQRIETLERYLADLPTREDHQKQSHKLRELELKNSDLQELVTDLERKLGEARAGCTDRESQLESLKQRERELLSTVHSLQDKQSSKKASGGSLIQQVESPKAETESLQKECDCLRKIVDKQQKKIDQLCSQVKKLEAEMAQEEGAGQALKEEAKKRENALEQLRLAVKELSVQNQDLIEKNLTLQEHLRQAQPASLPSSDTAQLVHELHQELGSCLHDLQAVCSIVTQRAQGRDPNLSLLLGIHSTSHLPTEPDLQKPDVIIKKLEEVRQLHRDIEEIRTTMSDRYAQDMGDNCITQ; via the exons ATGCCATCTACTTTGGGGACCTCTCCAGTCAAGCCAGCTTCCACCCACACGGGGCTGCTTTCCTCCAAACTGCCTGTGTCGGGATTGTCTGAAACCTCGGGACTGCCCCGGAATGGAGACCTCAGCACCATGAAGAGGTCTCCAGGCCTGCCTAGGGATCTCATGTACCTCTGTGGAACTCctggagaaaatggaattgaACAATCCTGGTTTCCTGCTTTGGGCCACgaaagggaagaggagatgaCGAAGTTTGATACTCCCAACATGGAGACAACTCTCAACCAGTCAGTACTGATGGAAACACTGTATTCAGATCCCTACTACCGATTCCACCTGCAGAATCCAGCAGCTGAGACAGGCAAGGAGTTGTATAAGGTATTGCCTGAGACTAAGAAGGCCCCAGGTGTTGGGGTTGGATGTGAACGAAATGGAGCCCATGTCGTTGCTGGTGGGCTGCTTCAGACAGCATCTGGCTTCCCAAAGCCTCTCCAGTCACAGGGATGGCTTCAAAGCCCTGATGCTTGGCATTCCCAGGAACAGTCTTGTGAACTCAGCTCATGCCGACAGCAGCTGGAGTCAATTCGGTTACAGATGGAACAAATGAAG CTCCAGAATGGAGCTACTTGCCACCACCCCTCAGCTTATGCTTCATCTCTGCCAGCCCTGGAGCCAGCCCAGTGGGTGGGCATCCTGAACAGCAACGAGAACCTCCTGAAGGAAAAGGATATTCTTATTAACAA ACAGAGGCAGCATATCTCTCAATTGGAACAGAAAGTCCGTGAGAGTGAGCTTCAAGTCCACAGTGCTCTGCTGGGCCGCCCTGCTCACTATGGGGATGTCTGCATGCTGAGACTGCAA GAGCTGCAGCGAGAGAACACTTTCCTCCGAGCACAGTTTGCTCAGAAGACAGAGGCTCTCAGTAAAGAAAAGTTAGAGCTTGAAAAGAAACTGTCTGCCTCAGAAGTGGATGCACAGCTCATCCGGGAGTCCCTCAGGGTGGCGCTGCAGAAACAttcagaagaagggaagaagcaaGAAGAAAGG GTCAAGGGACGGGATAAACACATTAataatctaaaaaagaaatgTCAGAAGGAATCGGAGCAGAACCGTGAGAAACAGCAGCGTATTGAGACCCTAGAGCGCTACCTGGCCGACCTGCCCACCAGGGAGGATCATCAGAAGCAGAGCCATAAG CTCCGGGAATTGGAACTGAAGAACTCAGACCTGCAGGAGCTAGTGACGGACTTGGAGAGAAAGCTGGGAGAGGCCCGGGCAGGCTGCACGGATCGGGAATCCCAACTTGAGAGCCTGAAACAGAGAGAGCGGGAACTCCTCTCCACTGTGCATAG TTTGCAAGATAAACAATCTTCAAAGAAGGCCAGTGGAGGAAGCCTGATTCAACAGGTGGAAAGCCCCAAAGCAGAGACTGAATCTTTGCAGAAAGAGTGTGATTGCCTCAGGAAG aTTGTGGATAAgcaacagaagaaaatagaccaGTTGTGTTCACAAGTGAAG AAATTAGAGGCAGAAATGGCTCAAGAAGAAGGAGCTGGTCAAGCTCTGAAGGAGGAGGCCAAGAAGAGGGAAAATGCCTTGGAGCAGCTGCGCTTGGCAGTAAAAGAG CTTTCAGTGCAGAACCAGGACCTGATCGAGAAGAACCTAACCCTCCAGGAGCACCTTCGCCAGGCTCAGCCGGCTTCTTTGCCTTCTTCAGACACAGCCCAGCTGGTTCATGAGCTGCATCAGGAGCTGGGCAGCTGCTTGCATGATCTCCAGGCTGTCTGCAGTATCGTGACCCAGAGGGCCCAGGGACGAGACCCCAACCTGTCCCTTCTCCTGGGCATCCATT CTACATCCCACCTCCCGACTGAGCCAGATTTGCAGAAACCAGATGTGATCATCAAGAAGCTAGAAGAAGTCAGGCAGTTGCATCGTGACATTGAGGAAATACGTACCACCATGTCTGACAGATACGCCCAGGACATGGGAGACAACTGTATCACTCAGTGA